In Betta splendens chromosome 22, fBetSpl5.4, whole genome shotgun sequence, the following proteins share a genomic window:
- the zbtb8os gene encoding protein archease has translation MDDRQLDLTDEQKATKSKYPPINKKYEYLDHTADVQIHSWGDSLEEAFEQCAMGMFGYMTDTETVEPIDTVEVESEGEDMESLLFHFLDDWLFKFCADLFFIPREVKVVHLDRMHFKIRSIGWGEEFSLAKHPQGTEVKAITYSAMQIHDKEKPEIFTIIDI, from the exons ATGGACGACCGTCAGCTAGATTTGACGGATGAGCAGAAGGCCACCAAGTCAAAATATCCGCCAATCAACAAGAAATATGAAT ATCTGGATCACACAGCTGATGTACA AATTCACTCCTGGGGGGACTCTCTGGAAGAGGCGTTTGAGCAATGCGCTATGGGCATGTTTGGTTATATGACGGATACAGAGACCGTGGAGCCAATTGATACAGTTGAAGTGGAATCAGAAG GTGAAGACATGGAATCACTTCTCTTCCACTTTCTAGATGACTGGTTATTCAAGTTTTGTGCGGATCTTTTCTTTATTCCAAGG GAGGTCAAAGTTGTCCATTTAGACAGAATGCATTTCAAGATTCGCTCAATTGG GTGGGGTGAGGAGTTTTCACTGGCGAAGCATCCGCAG GGAACAGAAGTGAAAGCCATCACATACTCAGCAATGCAGATCCATGATAAAGAAAAACCAGAGATATTTACGATTATTGATATCTGA